In Planctomycetota bacterium, one DNA window encodes the following:
- a CDS encoding cyanophycinase, whose amino-acid sequence MKCFVFGSRSGAGAVRVNARQVGFAVLAGVTILFAYSTTVLAQESLLGMPTSAATQSGLLVIVGGGNLPEEADNAFYQHAGGAHSRLVLIPSAYPFSSREGMESYYSAWSGADCETFDFLDASTREEADSDEFVKPLLKATGVWIGGGVQGRLSDLYTGTKVEAALKGVLERGGVVGGTSAGAAILSQTMIRQGSQEVVVGRGFSMLKNAVIDQHFSQRRRQGRLNKVISDHSPLIGLGIDESTALLVQGDEVRVVGEGEVTVCVSNKKKQVEWTRKLESGAKARFKPVKQQAEPSPVDVELIVAKAGEEGGGARD is encoded by the coding sequence ATGAAGTGTTTCGTATTCGGTTCGCGTTCGGGGGCCGGCGCTGTGCGAGTCAACGCCCGTCAGGTCGGGTTCGCGGTGTTGGCCGGGGTGACGATTCTTTTCGCGTATTCCACGACGGTTTTGGCCCAGGAAAGCCTGCTGGGCATGCCGACCAGCGCCGCCACGCAGAGCGGCCTGCTGGTGATTGTCGGCGGTGGCAACCTGCCCGAGGAAGCCGACAACGCCTTCTACCAGCACGCCGGCGGGGCCCATTCGCGGCTGGTGCTGATACCGAGCGCCTATCCGTTCTCAAGTCGTGAGGGAATGGAAAGCTATTACAGCGCCTGGTCCGGCGCCGACTGCGAAACATTCGATTTTCTCGACGCTAGCACTCGCGAAGAGGCCGACAGCGACGAGTTTGTGAAGCCGCTGTTAAAGGCGACCGGCGTGTGGATCGGCGGCGGCGTGCAAGGGCGCTTGTCCGATCTGTATACCGGCACCAAGGTCGAAGCAGCCCTGAAAGGGGTCCTCGAGCGCGGCGGCGTCGTCGGCGGCACCTCGGCCGGCGCGGCCATTCTTTCGCAAACGATGATCCGCCAGGGTTCGCAAGAGGTGGTCGTCGGCCGCGGGTTCTCGATGTTGAAGAACGCCGTCATCGATCAACACTTCAGCCAGCGCCGCCGCCAGGGGCGACTGAATAAGGTCATCTCGGACCACTCGCCGCTGATCGGCCTGGGCATCGACGAATCGACCGCCCTGCTGGTCCAAGGGGACGAGGTCCGCGTGGTCGGCGAAGGGGAAGTGACCGTCTGTGTCAGCAACAAAAAGAAACAGGTCGAGTGGACCCGCAAACTCGAAAGCGGCGCCAAGGCGCGGTTCAAGCCCGTGAAGCAGCAAGCCGAACCATCACCGGTGGACGTCGAACTAATCGTCGCCAAGGCGGGGGAAGAAGGCGGCGGGGCGAGGGACTAG